A single window of Paenibacillus sp. FSL H8-0537 DNA harbors:
- a CDS encoding response regulator yields MYSVLIVDDEVHAVKAIESAIDWDKLQVSEVYTAYNIRQAKEIFDQQSIDLMLCDIEMPQGSGLELLEWVREKYPKTESVFLTCHADFEFAKQAMKLGSLDYILKPIPYAELEKVIVKATDKINKDSELAQFSEYGQYWYKQQPIMTERFWLDILNQTIPAYETSIKEAATERYLPYMEHLRHLPILISVQRWRKKLSVRDEKIMEIALRNAAEETILNHGASGHLVQWEKDKLVALLPMEINDEPELAALRDACSLFISASNAYFYCDLSCYIGEPVPSYQLSAMARRLTDLDQNNVALSNIVLHTSGRSSLTPEMKLPDLSLWAVLLKEGSKDKLLAAIDAHLKECIRLGTLDAKRLHTFHQDFLQMMYYMLQLKGIGAHQLFGDDESIELSGRASRSVTDMYGWIDHIVTKAADYAKTVEETQTVVERVIAYIKLNQNKEITREELANHVFLNPDYLTRIFKKKTGLSISDYLLNERLLVAKELLMKTDMPVSAIAVHVGYANFSHFSRMFKKYAGLNPLEFRQNYELKKQGH; encoded by the coding sequence ATGTATTCGGTACTCATTGTCGATGATGAAGTGCACGCGGTCAAGGCGATTGAATCGGCCATCGATTGGGACAAGCTTCAAGTAAGCGAGGTGTATACCGCCTATAATATCCGCCAAGCGAAGGAAATATTCGACCAGCAGTCCATCGATCTGATGCTGTGCGATATTGAAATGCCGCAGGGCAGCGGATTGGAGCTGCTGGAGTGGGTGCGTGAGAAATATCCGAAGACGGAGTCGGTTTTTCTGACCTGCCACGCGGACTTTGAATTCGCGAAGCAGGCGATGAAGCTCGGCAGCCTCGATTATATTCTCAAGCCGATCCCCTATGCGGAGCTGGAGAAGGTTATTGTCAAAGCGACCGACAAAATCAATAAGGACAGCGAGCTCGCCCAGTTCAGCGAATACGGACAATATTGGTATAAGCAGCAGCCGATTATGACGGAGCGGTTTTGGCTGGACATTCTGAACCAGACGATACCAGCTTATGAAACCTCCATTAAAGAAGCGGCTACTGAGCGATATTTGCCCTATATGGAGCATTTGCGGCATTTGCCCATTCTGATCTCGGTTCAGCGCTGGCGCAAGAAGCTGTCGGTGCGCGATGAGAAAATTATGGAAATCGCCCTGCGCAATGCGGCAGAGGAGACGATTTTGAACCATGGCGCTAGCGGGCATTTGGTGCAATGGGAAAAAGACAAGCTCGTTGCGCTGCTGCCAATGGAGATCAATGACGAGCCAGAGCTTGCCGCTTTGCGAGATGCCTGCTCCTTGTTTATTTCGGCCTCCAATGCCTATTTCTATTGTGATCTTTCCTGTTACATTGGCGAGCCCGTGCCTAGCTACCAGCTGTCGGCGATGGCAAGGCGGCTAACCGACCTCGATCAGAACAATGTAGCGCTTAGCAATATCGTCTTGCATACTAGCGGCAGGTCGAGCCTGACGCCAGAGATGAAGCTGCCCGATTTAAGCCTGTGGGCGGTGCTGCTGAAGGAAGGCTCCAAGGACAAGCTGCTCGCGGCAATAGATGCTCATCTTAAGGAGTGCATTCGGCTGGGAACGCTTGATGCGAAGCGGCTGCATACATTCCACCAGGATTTTCTGCAAATGATGTATTATATGCTCCAGTTGAAGGGCATTGGGGCCCATCAATTGTTTGGCGATGACGAGTCTATTGAGCTTTCGGGCCGGGCGAGCCGTTCGGTGACGGATATGTATGGCTGGATCGATCATATTGTGACCAAAGCGGCGGATTATGCGAAGACGGTTGAAGAGACGCAGACGGTAGTCGAGCGGGTCATTGCTTATATTAAGCTGAATCAGAACAAGGAAATTACGCGTGAGGAGCTGGCGAACCATGTGTTCCTAAACCCGGACTACTTAACGCGTATTTTTAAAAAGAAAACGGGCTTGTCCATTTCCGATTATTTGCTCAATGAACGTCTGCTTGTAGCGAAGGAGCTGCTGATGAAGACGGATATGCCGGTCAGCGCGATAGCGGTTCACGTAGGCTATGCGAACTTCTCGCATTTTTCAAGGATGTTTAAGAAGTACGCAGGCCTCAATCCGCTGGAATTCAGGCAAAATTATGAGCTCAAGAAGCAGGGCCATTGA
- a CDS encoding ABC transporter substrate-binding protein, protein MISLVLILGLVLSACGGSSTGSNGEAGTGTAGATNSGGNTDAAAELTVAYVTFGNTPTDLQAVQDELNKLTKEKINATVKLLPIGIGAWNQQMNLMLTSNEKLDLIVTGSSATFGYAPQVAKGQLLPLDDLLEQHGQGIKSAVGEDFIKASSIGGKIYAVPSIRDLAVNYGVLIRKDLADKYGIDAAKINSIDALEGMMKTLKENEPNMAAISPGSAGQSIADYLLKLDKLGDGYGVLINNGQDDLKVVNYFETPEYAELLKRIRGWYQAGYILKDAATNKEGIADLIKAGRTAAYVANLKPGIEMQESRIVGTTIVKGEITAPVSKTETVTNIMWGIPRNATNPEASMKFLNLMYSDKDIINLMDWGIEGKHYVKTDQENIIKYADGVDANNSGYNPNTGWLFGNQFMSYSFEGDNPDIWKETDEFNKNATKSKALGFTFDSASVKTEFASVTNVLNQYRLGLETGTLDPEKTLPDFISKLKAAGIDKIVAEKQKQLDAWAAAK, encoded by the coding sequence ATGATTAGCTTGGTCCTCATCCTTGGCTTGGTGCTGAGCGCATGTGGCGGCAGCAGCACGGGCAGCAACGGAGAAGCGGGCACAGGCACAGCAGGCGCTACAAACTCAGGCGGCAATACAGATGCAGCGGCAGAGCTTACTGTTGCGTACGTCACGTTTGGCAATACGCCTACTGACCTGCAAGCGGTACAGGACGAGCTGAACAAGCTGACTAAAGAGAAAATTAATGCAACTGTGAAGCTTCTCCCAATCGGAATTGGCGCATGGAATCAGCAAATGAACCTCATGCTGACGAGCAATGAGAAGCTAGATCTAATTGTAACGGGCAGCAGCGCAACGTTTGGTTATGCACCGCAAGTGGCGAAGGGGCAGCTGCTTCCGCTTGATGATCTGCTGGAGCAGCATGGACAAGGCATTAAATCAGCAGTTGGAGAAGATTTTATTAAAGCAAGCAGCATTGGCGGAAAAATATATGCCGTACCTTCGATTCGTGATTTGGCGGTCAATTATGGCGTGCTGATCCGTAAGGATCTGGCTGATAAATACGGCATCGACGCTGCCAAAATCAACTCGATTGACGCTTTGGAAGGCATGATGAAAACGCTGAAAGAGAACGAGCCGAACATGGCGGCTATCTCTCCGGGATCGGCTGGGCAATCGATTGCTGACTACCTGCTCAAGCTTGATAAATTAGGGGATGGCTATGGCGTTCTGATTAACAATGGGCAGGATGATTTAAAAGTAGTCAACTACTTTGAAACGCCAGAATATGCGGAGCTGCTTAAACGTATTCGCGGCTGGTATCAAGCGGGTTATATTTTGAAGGATGCAGCAACGAACAAAGAGGGCATCGCGGATTTGATTAAAGCAGGACGCACAGCTGCTTATGTGGCGAACCTTAAGCCGGGCATCGAGATGCAGGAATCACGTATTGTGGGTACGACAATCGTAAAAGGTGAAATCACGGCTCCGGTTTCCAAAACAGAGACGGTAACTAACATTATGTGGGGTATTCCGCGCAACGCGACGAATCCTGAAGCATCCATGAAGTTTCTGAACCTGATGTACAGCGACAAAGATATTATTAACTTGATGGACTGGGGCATTGAAGGCAAGCATTATGTAAAAACTGATCAAGAAAACATCATTAAATATGCAGATGGCGTAGATGCCAACAATAGTGGCTACAACCCGAATACAGGCTGGTTGTTCGGTAACCAGTTCATGTCCTACTCCTTTGAAGGGGACAACCCAGATATTTGGAAAGAAACAGATGAATTCAATAAAAACGCAACGAAATCCAAAGCATTAGGCTTTACTTTCGATTCTGCGTCAGTGAAGACGGAATTTGCTTCGGTAACGAATGTTCTGAATCAATACAGGCTCGGTCTGGAAACAGGTACGCTTGATCCGGAGAAAACACTGCCAGACTTTATCTCCAAGCTGAAAGCAGCGGGCATCGACAAAATCGTTGCAGAAAAACAGAAGCAGCTTGATGCATGGGCGGCAGCGAAATAA
- the sbnA gene encoding 2,3-diaminopropionate biosynthesis protein SbnA, which yields MGKDWLSCIGQTPLVQLSKLFANDRGITVYAKLEMLNPNGSAKDRSAARIIAAALEQGRIGPGSVIIESSSGNMAISLAAICSYLGMRFISVVDPRTTQQNIRIMRAYGAVIELVEEPDPDTGEFLPARLNRVQQLLAEIPGSYWPNQYNNEHNYLSHYEGTMQEIVASLGRVDYVIGGVSTCGTMLGCARYARDHKLDTKIVAIDAAGSIIFGGVSGSRLFPGLGAGIVPPFGQSRFMDYAIKVNDADMVAGCRMLVKQEALLAGPSSGAVIFALQSMMHELPDGSACAVILHDRGERYMDTVYNDDWVQQQFLRGEGELA from the coding sequence ATGGGAAAAGATTGGCTTTCTTGTATCGGTCAGACGCCGCTCGTCCAGCTGTCAAAGCTGTTTGCGAATGATCGCGGCATTACCGTGTATGCCAAGCTGGAAATGCTTAACCCGAATGGCAGCGCGAAGGACCGCTCCGCCGCCCGCATTATTGCTGCGGCCTTGGAGCAGGGACGCATCGGGCCCGGCTCTGTTATCATCGAATCCAGCTCGGGCAATATGGCCATCAGCCTCGCCGCGATCTGCTCCTATCTTGGCATGCGGTTTATAAGCGTCGTAGACCCTAGAACGACGCAGCAAAACATCCGCATTATGCGCGCTTATGGCGCCGTCATTGAACTCGTTGAGGAGCCAGACCCGGATACAGGCGAGTTTCTGCCTGCCAGGCTGAACCGCGTTCAGCAGCTGCTTGCCGAGATTCCGGGCAGCTACTGGCCGAATCAATACAACAATGAACATAATTACCTGTCGCATTATGAAGGCACCATGCAGGAAATTGTGGCCTCACTGGGCCGTGTGGATTATGTCATTGGAGGTGTCAGCACCTGCGGCACGATGCTTGGCTGTGCGCGGTATGCCCGCGACCATAAGCTGGATACGAAAATCGTAGCTATTGACGCGGCGGGCAGCATTATTTTTGGCGGGGTCAGCGGAAGCAGGCTGTTTCCGGGCCTTGGGGCCGGCATCGTTCCACCATTCGGACAAAGCCGCTTTATGGATTATGCGATAAAGGTTAACGATGCCGATATGGTTGCAGGCTGCCGAATGCTGGTGAAGCAAGAGGCGCTTTTGGCCGGGCCATCGTCTGGCGCCGTTATTTTTGCCCTTCAGTCGATGATGCATGAGCTGCCAGATGGTTCTGCTTGCGCCGTTATTTTGCATGACCGCGGCGAACGTTACATGGACACCGTCTACAATGATGATTGGGTCCAGCAGCAATTCCTCCGTGGGGAAGGAGAACTCGCGTGA
- a CDS encoding YheC/YheD family protein, with product MTRSRKISTGLRVRSSGRKGSKIVKSKSRIIGDKWSKTIAMRKDLTLNKHIPRTKLATKDSLRSMLTQYRMVYVKPSRGSQGRGVMRMEKLGAKYTYQLGSKKSTFTTYAAAYRSIHKEMKGKRYLVQKGIRLLKHKGRRFDIRLMVQRAPQGGWAATGTLGRAAHPGKIVTNGSQGGSIYSTVQVLKSHAGPAGRRKLLKSMDRLGLRTARLLRGVSPGIKELGLDFAIDAKLKPWILEVNTVPAVCPFSLLADQSMLRRIVRYGKAYGKTYQLKCTKAKRGK from the coding sequence GTGACGAGGAGCAGGAAGATATCGACGGGGTTGCGTGTGAGGAGCAGCGGCCGCAAAGGAAGCAAAATTGTGAAGAGCAAGAGCCGGATTATTGGGGATAAGTGGAGCAAAACGATCGCGATGCGGAAGGATCTAACGCTGAACAAGCACATCCCGCGGACGAAGCTGGCGACAAAGGACAGCCTGCGCAGCATGCTGACGCAATATAGAATGGTCTATGTGAAGCCTTCGCGGGGCTCGCAGGGGCGCGGAGTCATGAGGATGGAGAAGCTGGGGGCGAAGTATACGTATCAATTAGGATCGAAAAAATCGACCTTTACCACGTACGCGGCAGCTTACCGTTCGATTCATAAGGAGATGAAGGGGAAGCGGTATTTGGTGCAAAAGGGCATTCGCCTGCTGAAGCATAAAGGACGCCGCTTCGATATTCGGCTTATGGTGCAGCGCGCACCGCAGGGCGGCTGGGCAGCGACCGGGACGCTTGGCAGAGCGGCCCATCCGGGCAAAATTGTAACCAATGGCAGCCAAGGCGGATCGATTTATTCGACCGTGCAAGTGCTTAAGTCACATGCTGGGCCAGCAGGGCGCCGGAAATTGCTGAAAAGCATGGATCGGCTTGGCCTTCGCACAGCGCGGCTGCTGCGCGGCGTTTCTCCCGGCATCAAGGAACTGGGCCTCGACTTTGCAATTGACGCGAAGCTGAAGCCATGGATTCTTGAGGTGAATACCGTGCCGGCCGTTTGCCCGTTCTCGCTGCTGGCCGATCAGTCTATGCTGCGGCGAATCGTTAGATATGGCAAAGCATATGGAAAGACCTACCAGCTTAAATGCACCAAGGCGAAGCGCGGAAAATAA
- a CDS encoding LysR family transcriptional regulator, whose product MNLEQLMYVVELSKSKSLSEAAANLHISQSALSQSITSLEKELGLKLFRRARTGTLPTAEGASIIKKVHEAAKIIEEIRLEAASSLSSLSGELRLSTMPAQMKTMVKVIAWLKKEHPALRIEVSEDGSLNTLGSVREGLADLGMIAMREDKLPIEGLSFHSLCKGKMVALVGAQSPLASRASISPEELRQYPFVLYKDDHVDQFILDFTRQHGPVEVLFRTDYDVAIQSALLEGLAVSIGHDYSFRQNANETIRQFAMLEIEDFFQQPVHFGWVRAKTRPNAPVMDYFINRFEHEYTFK is encoded by the coding sequence ATGAACCTTGAGCAGCTGATGTATGTCGTCGAATTGAGCAAATCCAAATCATTGTCTGAAGCAGCAGCGAATCTTCATATTTCCCAATCTGCGCTTAGCCAATCCATCACTAGTCTGGAGAAGGAGCTGGGGCTAAAGCTGTTTAGACGTGCACGAACCGGCACCTTGCCTACCGCAGAAGGTGCATCCATTATAAAAAAAGTACATGAAGCAGCCAAAATTATCGAGGAAATTCGACTGGAAGCAGCTAGCAGCCTGAGCAGCCTAAGCGGCGAGCTGCGCCTGTCCACGATGCCCGCCCAAATGAAGACGATGGTTAAAGTGATCGCTTGGCTAAAAAAGGAGCATCCCGCTCTTCGCATCGAGGTATCTGAGGACGGCTCATTGAATACGCTTGGCAGCGTGCGGGAGGGGCTGGCTGATCTTGGCATGATTGCGATGCGGGAAGACAAGCTGCCAATAGAGGGTCTCTCGTTTCATTCGCTGTGCAAGGGAAAAATGGTGGCGCTCGTTGGCGCACAATCTCCGCTTGCCTCACGGGCATCCATATCGCCGGAGGAATTGCGGCAATACCCTTTCGTCCTGTACAAGGATGATCATGTCGACCAGTTTATCCTTGATTTCACCAGGCAGCACGGGCCCGTGGAGGTGTTATTTCGAACCGATTACGATGTCGCCATTCAAAGCGCATTGCTGGAGGGGCTAGCTGTATCAATCGGCCATGACTATTCCTTTAGGCAAAATGCCAACGAAACGATCCGGCAATTTGCAATGCTTGAAATTGAAGATTTTTTTCAGCAGCCTGTCCACTTTGGCTGGGTCCGAGCTAAAACCCGTCCGAATGCTCCGGTAATGGATTATTTTATAAACCGTTTTGAGCATGAATATACGTTCAAGTAG
- a CDS encoding 2,3-butanediol dehydrogenase, producing the protein MKAAVIYGAKDVRIENVNEPAAAAGQVKIKVEWAGICGSDLHAYHHGFGVSAEPHPVTGRGLPLVLGHEFAGVVTELGEGVTNLAVGDRVAVEPIVYAEDDYYVQRGKYNLASPFAFLGLQDDGGFAQYAIANASKAHKLPSNVSLEEGALMEPTAVTVHAVKGSQLKIGDAVVVYGAGPIGLLTIMAAKAAGAASVIAVDISPERLRKALEVGASSVVNSLEADATKEILAQHANGVDVAFEAAGAQATFTSALEVIKKGGQLLIIAGYASPVTLDVNSILVKEISIKTSLAYHHIFPEVIAMVSSGRLDIKKVITKKIKLDNLVEEGLELLIKDKAQAKILIHTQS; encoded by the coding sequence ATGAAAGCTGCTGTTATTTATGGAGCTAAAGATGTCCGTATCGAAAATGTGAACGAGCCTGCAGCTGCTGCAGGCCAAGTGAAAATAAAGGTAGAATGGGCCGGAATTTGCGGAAGCGACCTGCATGCCTACCATCATGGGTTTGGCGTATCGGCTGAGCCTCATCCCGTGACAGGACGCGGTCTTCCGCTTGTGCTGGGCCATGAATTTGCTGGGGTTGTAACCGAGCTTGGCGAAGGTGTAACGAATCTGGCTGTTGGAGATCGCGTAGCTGTAGAGCCGATCGTGTATGCCGAGGATGACTATTATGTACAGCGCGGCAAGTACAATCTGGCTAGTCCGTTTGCTTTCCTTGGTTTGCAGGATGATGGCGGATTTGCTCAATATGCAATCGCAAATGCGAGCAAAGCTCATAAGCTTCCAAGCAATGTTTCACTTGAAGAAGGGGCATTGATGGAGCCGACCGCTGTAACGGTTCATGCAGTTAAGGGAAGCCAGTTGAAAATTGGAGACGCGGTCGTTGTTTATGGCGCAGGCCCAATTGGTCTTTTAACGATTATGGCGGCGAAGGCAGCTGGAGCCGCAAGCGTTATTGCCGTAGATATTTCCCCTGAACGTCTAAGAAAAGCGCTTGAGGTCGGAGCAAGCTCGGTTGTGAACAGCTTGGAAGCAGATGCAACAAAAGAGATATTGGCCCAGCATGCAAACGGCGTAGATGTGGCCTTTGAAGCGGCAGGCGCTCAGGCGACATTCACAAGCGCGCTGGAAGTCATCAAAAAAGGCGGACAGCTGCTCATTATTGCCGGCTATGCCAGCCCCGTTACCTTGGATGTAAACAGCATTTTGGTGAAGGAGATATCAATTAAAACTTCACTTGCCTACCATCATATTTTCCCAGAGGTCATCGCCATGGTTTCCTCAGGACGCCTTGATATTAAGAAGGTCATCACGAAAAAAATCAAGCTGGACAACCTCGTTGAGGAAGGTCTAGAGCTGCTCATCAAAGACAAAGCGCAGGCGAAAATTTTAATTCATACGCAGTCATAG
- a CDS encoding ABC transporter permease subunit, translated as MMLPGLAYLIINNYAPMFGLIIAFKNINFAQGIWGSDWIGLQNFEYLFKTTDAYIITRNTILYNGGFIILNLVIAVGIAILLNEIRSKIMARFYQSVVLLPFLISMVIVSYLVYAVLSIETGFMNKTVLPFLGLDAISWYSEAQYWPYILTIVHIWKSVGFYCVVYLAAIIGIDQEYYEAATLDGASKWQQIKSITLPLISPVITMMTLLAIGRIFYSDFGLFYQVPMDAGALSDTTNVIDTYVYRGLMQLGDIGMSSAAGLYQSLVGFILVLLANYIVRKINKDNALF; from the coding sequence ATGATGCTTCCTGGGCTGGCGTATTTGATCATTAACAATTATGCACCGATGTTCGGTCTCATTATCGCCTTCAAAAACATCAATTTTGCCCAGGGGATTTGGGGCAGTGATTGGATTGGGCTGCAAAACTTCGAATATTTGTTCAAAACGACAGATGCCTACATCATTACGCGAAATACGATTTTGTATAACGGCGGCTTTATTATATTGAATTTGGTCATTGCGGTAGGAATAGCGATTTTGCTCAATGAAATTCGCAGTAAAATTATGGCTCGCTTTTATCAAAGCGTCGTGCTGCTGCCTTTTCTCATATCGATGGTTATTGTCAGCTACTTGGTTTATGCGGTGCTTAGCATTGAAACAGGCTTTATGAACAAGACGGTGCTTCCGTTTCTGGGACTCGATGCGATTTCATGGTACAGCGAGGCGCAATACTGGCCTTATATTTTGACAATCGTGCATATATGGAAAAGCGTTGGTTTCTACTGCGTCGTATATTTGGCAGCCATTATCGGAATCGATCAGGAATATTATGAAGCGGCAACGCTCGATGGCGCATCCAAATGGCAGCAGATTAAATCCATTACGCTGCCGCTCATTTCGCCAGTTATTACGATGATGACGCTGCTTGCAATCGGCCGGATTTTTTACTCCGACTTCGGCTTGTTTTATCAGGTTCCGATGGATGCAGGTGCGCTCAGTGATACGACGAACGTTATTGACACTTACGTATATCGCGGCTTAATGCAGCTTGGTGATATCGGGATGTCCTCTGCAGCAGGCTTGTATCAATCCTTGGTCGGATTCATTCTGGTTCTGCTCGCGAATTATATTGTACGCAAAATCAACAAAGACAACGCATTATTCTAA
- a CDS encoding carbohydrate ABC transporter permease has translation MTHENKIWQWSANLFMMAVSIACLLPFALLVISSFTDEQAIISNGYSFFPEQFSLTAYRYLLDQSQELLRAYGITILVTVLGTSVSLVITSMLAYPLSRRDIPLRNPLAFFVFFTMLFNGGLVPTYLIYTQYLDIKNTIWALIIPGLLMNGFNVMLMRTFFITSIPVPILESAYIDGATEFRTFRSIVLPLSLPILATIGLFQTIGYWNDWFNGLVYLTDPKLFSIQNILNRILTDIQFLSNSGLGSNASQSMAKMPSGTVRMAIAVVGVIPILVAYPFFQKYFVKGITIGAVKG, from the coding sequence ATGACGCATGAAAATAAAATATGGCAGTGGTCAGCCAACCTATTTATGATGGCCGTATCGATTGCTTGCCTGCTGCCCTTTGCCTTATTGGTTATATCCTCTTTCACCGATGAGCAGGCGATTATCAGCAATGGCTATTCCTTTTTCCCTGAACAGTTCAGCTTGACGGCTTACCGTTATTTGCTTGATCAATCGCAGGAGCTGCTGCGGGCTTATGGCATAACAATATTGGTTACCGTTCTGGGCACGTCGGTCAGCTTGGTGATTACGTCCATGCTTGCTTATCCGTTGTCGAGGAGAGATATCCCCCTGCGTAATCCACTAGCGTTTTTCGTTTTTTTCACGATGCTGTTTAACGGCGGCCTTGTGCCAACTTACCTCATTTACACGCAGTATCTCGATATTAAAAATACGATCTGGGCGCTTATTATTCCAGGCCTCCTAATGAACGGCTTTAACGTTATGCTCATGCGCACGTTTTTTATAACGTCCATTCCTGTCCCGATTTTGGAATCGGCTTACATTGACGGGGCAACTGAATTCAGAACCTTTCGTTCGATCGTGCTGCCGCTGTCGCTGCCGATTTTGGCTACGATTGGCTTGTTTCAGACCATTGGCTATTGGAATGACTGGTTTAACGGGCTCGTTTATTTAACAGATCCGAAGCTGTTCAGCATTCAGAACATTTTGAACCGAATATTGACGGATATTCAATTTCTGTCGAACAGCGGCCTTGGCTCGAATGCTAGTCAAAGCATGGCGAAAATGCCAAGCGGCACCGTGCGGATGGCAATTGCTGTAGTCGGCGTCATTCCGATTCTTGTCGCTTATCCATTTTTCCAAAAATATTTTGTTAAAGGCATTACGATCGGTGCTGTAAAAGGGTAG